A stretch of the Medicago truncatula cultivar Jemalong A17 chromosome 5, MtrunA17r5.0-ANR, whole genome shotgun sequence genome encodes the following:
- the LOC11434085 gene encoding uncharacterized protein — MINDGINHLSIDKSFRIKQDDKFFLRLKSKEASSANASSRVMYYGERSVAIPFVWEAQPGTPKHPLSETSIPPLTPPPSYYSKKSNTNKKRNSKINIFSCILLRLVGSRKTTHASSTSSGSSSSASSSSSSYSYSRRDNNQGSFSSSCSSTVVGSFLKHNGSNRDRGCYPIGKTKKKEIVSCGEG; from the coding sequence ATGATCAATGATGGTATCAATCATCTCTCAATTGACAAGTCTTTCAGAATAAAGCAAGATGATAAATTCTTCTTAAGGCTAAAATCAAAGGAAGCTTCTAGTGCCAACGCTTCATCAAGGGTCATGTATTATGGAGAAAGATCAGTTGCAATTCCCTTTGTATGGGAGGCACAACCTGGTACTCCTAAGCACCCTTTATCTGAAACCTCTATTCCTCCACTTACACCCCCACCTTCATATTATTCCAAAAAATCCAAtactaacaaaaaaagaaattcaaaaatcaatattttttcatgcattttgtTAAGGTTGGTAGGTTCAAGGAAGACTACTCATGCATCATCGACATCGTCTGGGTCGTCATCATcggcttcatcttcttcatcgtCGTACTCATATTCCAGGAGAGACAACAATCAAGGAAGCTTCTCTTCCTCGTGCTCATCAACAGTTGTTGGTTCTTTTTTGAAACATAATGGTTCAAATAGAGATAGAGGGTGTTATCCTATTgggaaaacaaagaagaaagaaatagtAAGTTGTGGAGAAGGCTAA
- the LOC11430462 gene encoding LOB domain-containing protein 15: MSRERGRFFDEIGKKREGDESFQKGRMLGPSGTLNTTTPCAACKLLRRRCAQECPFSPYFSPHEPQKFASVHKVFGASNVSKLLLEVPENQRADAANSLVYEANVRLRDPVYGCMGAISSLQQQVQSLIGELNAIREEIHKYKLMEANMLPSSEDVSIATLPPSTSLPMLPSSIYTQQTNPTSYSSISNDHISYFD, from the exons ATGTCCAGAGAAAG GGGGAGATTTTTTGATGAGATAGGAAAGAAGAGGGAAGGTGATGAGTCTTTTCAAAAGGGAAGAATGTTAGGTCCTTCAGGAACACTAAATACAACTACTCCTTGTGCTGCATGCAAGCTTTTGAGACGAAGGTGTGCCCAAGAATGCCCTTTTTCTCCATATTTCTCTCCTCATGAGCCTCAGAAGTTTGCTTCTGTCCACAAAGTCTTTGGTGCTAGCAACGTCTCAAAGTTGCTATTg GAGGTACCAGAGAATCAAAGAGCAGATGCAGCAAATAGTTTAGTTTATGAAGCAAATGTAAGACTAAGAGATCCAGTTTATGGATGCATGGGTGCAATTTCATCTTTGCAACAACAAGTTCAATCATTAATAGGTGAACTTAATGCTATAAGGGAAGAAATACATAAATACAAACTCATGGAAGCTAATATGCTTCCTTCTTCAGAGGATGTATCAATTGCTACTCTTCCACCTTCAACATCATTACCAATGCTTCCTTCTTCCATTTACACACAACAGACAAATCCTACCAGTTATAGCTCAATTTCGAATGATCATATTTcctattttgattaa